Proteins encoded within one genomic window of Calliopsis andreniformis isolate RMS-2024a unplaced genomic scaffold, iyCalAndr_principal scaffold0008, whole genome shotgun sequence:
- the LOC143186586 gene encoding uncharacterized protein LOC143186586 — protein sequence MARGSKKRAAPGPAAATRGQAKRSRNLSGEEMARTSGEQSGEERAGPSGIQMGLRRRPSSERRRSQSRDTEEEQRQSSVVQMAAPVTDTSSRSLVAGNNMRAYMDEEPRAAVAGDRFQEWVNSTALPGERNNEQPRPAIDPTARLVDAIESTLRVIRDASVVGEGSRVANRLTLAGSLPKFAGDPLEWLHFKETYDLTSEMGAYTDRENIVRLFAALKGEARDAVSTLLATGQDAATIMRTLELNFGNKNIIARKIIADIRELPELDTGKINIAQFATKLRGAVTAFRSLKLIGYLHSPDLIQNVGSKLPSALRYAYHKYSAEAPQEKTELEKLSDFVYKEAELAVAAGVFGLEPRSTSTSQMTIVSKGRGGARKPIASSAKVFGVSATSARKSSIGKSVPSCVFCDRSNHRSAECRGFAREGVARRWFLVKKHKLCFKCLCEGHVRGDCRDTNCSVCRGNHHSLLHDPRSCYRAARRASKPTTRETRTRDTSRTEVNILPVRIVGPKNAVNTFALLDEGSTITLIDRKISRDVGAIGRPMEIALKSIDPRSKIMPDCERVEFEIEGAFSLYKINRAVAVSVLSLPVQSISGNIARYVRAVENVDIKSYHDARPTILIGQDNWDLIVARELREMVGRSLALSRCSLGWALHGLVTGCGASGTTLNTYGTQQMDRGDPDGDIALDPNEHLDQLIRQYFEIDSLGVCEKMKNANEHERALRLLDETSRRVGKSWEAGLLWNEKCAPNVNGKIVAQKRLISLERKLDREPEYASLYHAEMERFIENGYAVKVNDRVTTSRPWYLPHFGVRSSTKPGKVRLVFDAAAKTTGVSLNDQLESGPDLLQSLPGILLRFRLHECAFKADIKDMFLRIKIREEDRGAQRFLWRGKNRQGSPETYEMTRLIFGAKSSPCTAIYVKNKNARENAGLYPDAVKSIINDSYMDDYLASRRTSEEAKRLIRDVIRINSEADFEMHDWASNVVGLVSSIPEIPRPGNEKGMRLCDRGGERVLGLIWDTQNDKLEFNVGMARIPKKILMGTIKPTKREFLRIIMSVYDPLGFLSPFTLNAKILMQEVWRSGIGWDHQLRDDEQIGWLSWLKGLMNIKNCRVPRCYVPAGFHYGDTQIHVFCDASLKGYAAVAYLRVATESGTRVALVMAKTRVAPLKPLSVPRLELQAALLGARLAKTVTEELKIDVNRRYLWSDSITVIRWIKSEPRIRQVFVAHRLGEIGELTLSSEWRWVPSRLNPADDATRWSSEALDPAGRWFVGPEFLQLAESNWPTDRPIDEAEKIAIDGMELRKAQVYVTHSAEYEIPLVAKFLGWPGLLVVARRVRAAFNRWKGKAQAQITVETVSEAENYWYRVIQSDVFADELKALMTGKSVNKGSRIVALKPFLDAIGILRASGRVIKLADEEFCNQPIILDAKHAATRLLIQNYHRRYYHGSNNTVVNEMRQKYYIIGLRRVLRSLISKCIICRLRRAKPQNPTMSALPAGRVALGQRPFRHCGVDYFGPMLVKIGRRREKRWGVLFTCLTTRAIHLELANSLSASSAIMALQRFAARRGTPLVVYSDNGTNFKGASKELRDATKAIDTEALVDHALSKQIKWVFNPPDAPHMGGAWERLIRSVKVALNATLRNQVPSEEVLSTLLVEIEHSVNSRPLTDVSLDPRDEEALTPNHFLIGASSGEIKIKKYDLQATCLRKQWQIAQSFANAYWRRWLREYLPGLIPRAKWHETENSLEKGDLVLIVDLQAPRNLWKTGTVTEVFPGADGVVRIAKVRTSAGVFTRPARKLIRLSGSSAKPPSSINSKKKEAFV from the exons ATGGCTCGGGGAAGCAAGAAGAGAGCCGCGCCAGGACCAGCGGCAGCAACTCGTGGACAGGCAAAGAGGTCACGAAATTTGAGCGGAGAAGAAATGGCGAGGACCTCCGGCGAGCAATCCGGTGAAGAACGTGCAGGTCCCTCCGGTATTCAAATGGGTCTGAGGAGACGTCCATCGTCGGAAAGGAGGAGGTCGCAGTCAAGAGATACCGAAGAGGAGCAACGACAATCCAGCGTAGTGCAGATGGCGGCCCCCGTTACAGACACGTCCTCGAGATCCTTGGTTGCCGGAAACAACATGCGTGCCTACATGGATGAGGAACCTAGAGCAGCAGTCGCTGGTGACAGATTCCAGGAGTGGGTAAATAGTACGGCTCTTCCAGGAGAACGTAATAATGAACAACCGCGACCCGCGATCGACCCAACCGCGCGTTTGGTGGATGCGATAGAGTCCACTTTGCGTGTAATACGCGATGCATCTGTAGTCGGAGAGGGCTCGCGAGTCGCGAACCGCCTGACATTAGCAGGTTCGTTGCCTAAATTCGCAGGGGACCCGTTAGAATGGCTCCACTTCAAAGAAACATACGATTTAACTTCGGAAATGGGGGCGTATACAGACCGCGAAAATATTGTGAGGCTTTTTGCGGCACTAAAAGGTGAAGCAAGGGATGCAGTAAGCACGTTGCTGGCGACGGGTCAAGACGCAGCGACTATTATGCGTACCCTTGAGCTGAATTTCGGTAATAAGAACATAATAGCGCGAAAAATCATCGCAGATATCAGGGAATTACCGGAACTAGACACTGGTAAAATAAATATAGCACAGTTCGCAACGAAACTCCGAGGTGCCGTCACAGCTTTCCGATCTCTCAAACTTATAGGGTATCTACATAGCCCCGATTTGATACAAAATGTGGGAAGTAAATTACCATCCGCTCTTAGATACGCGTATCACAAATATTCGGCAGAAGCACCCCAGGAGAAAACAGAACTCGAAAAATTGTCGGATTTTGTGTACAAAGAAGCTGAGCTCGCTGTGGCAGCAGGTGTATTTGGCCTAGAACCTAGGTCGACGTCAACGTCGCAAATGACGATTGTCTCGAAGGGCCGTGGCGGAGCGAGAAAACCGATTGCTTCAAGCGCGAAAGTGTTCGGAGTCAGCGCAACGAGTGCCCGTAAGAGTTCCATCGGGAAGTCAGTCCCCAGCTGCGTATTTTGCGATAGATCAAACCATAGATCGGCGGAATGCAGAGGGTTTGCGCGCGAGGGGGTGGCTCGGCGATGGTTCTTAGTGAAAAAACATAAGCTTTGCTTCAAATGTTTGTGTGAGGGACATGTCCGCGGAGACTGCAGAgacactaactgttcggtctgtagAGGGAACCACCACAGCCTTCTGCATGATCCGAGATCCTGTTATAGAGCAGCGAGAAGGGCGAGCAAACCGACCACCCGAGAGACTCGCACTCGAGACACATCGCGAACAGAGGTCAAT ATATTACCCGTTCGGATAGTAGGGCCGAAAAATGCTGTAAACACGTTCGCCTTATTGGACGAGGGCTCGACAATAACGTTGATCGATCGTAAGATATCTCGAGACGTAGGCGCAATAGGAAGGCCTATGGAAATAGCTTTAAAGAGTATCGATCCTAGATCGAAGATTATGCCCGACTGTGAGAGGGTCGAATTTGAAATAGAAGGAGCCTTTAGTTTGTATAAAATAAACAGAGCCGTCGCGGTAAGTGTGCTGAGTCTTCCTGTCCAGTCCATTTCAGGAAACATCGCGCGATACGTTAGGGCTGTCGAAAATGTAGACATAAAATCCTACCACGATGCACGGCCCACGATACTTATTGGACAAGACAACTGGGACTTGATAGTTGCTCGAGAATTACGTGAGATGGTAGGAAGGAGCCTCGCGCTTTCGCGCTGTTCCTTGGGATGGGCGTTGCATGGGCTTGTGACGGGCTGCGGAGCGTCAGGAACGACTTTGAATACGTACGGGACGCAGCAGATGGACCGAGGGGATCCAGACGGGGACATCGCGCTTGATCCCAACGAACACCTGGACCAATTGATTCGGCAATATTTTGAAATAGACAGTCTCGGAGTTTGCGAAAAAATGAAAAACGCTAATGAACACGAACGCGCGCTAAGGTTATTGGATGAGACAAGCCGTCGCGTAGGAAAATCATGGGAAGCAGGTCTACTGTGGAACGAAAAGTGCGCGCCGAACGTAAATGGTAAAATCGTCGCACAAAAGAGGCTTATATCGTTAGAAAGGAAACTCGATCGCGAACCGGAGTACGCGTCATTATATCACGCGGAGATGGAGCGCTTTATTGAAAATGGTTACGCGGTGAAGGTAAATGACCGAGTAACTACATCACGACCGTGGTACTTGCCGCATTTTGGAGTGCGAAGCAGTACTAAGCCGGGAAAAGTTCGGCTCGTGTTCGATGCTGCCGCGAAGACGACGGGGGTCAGTTTAAACGACCAACTCGAATCCGGGCCGGATTTGTTACAATCGCTGCCAGGTATATTGTTGCGTTTCAGACTACATGAATGTGCGTTTAAAGCGGATATAAAAGACATGTTCCTGCGGATAAAGATTAGAGAAGAGGATCGTGGAGCGCAAAGGTTTCTGTGGCGTGGTAAGAATAGGCAAGGAAGCCCGGAAACCTACGAAATGACGCGTTTGATATTCGGGGCGAAGTCGTCGCCGTGTACCGCGATatacgtaaaaaataaaaacgccCGCGAGAATGCCGGGTTGTATCCTGATGCGGTGAAAAGTATCATCAACGATAgctacatggatgattatttaGCGAGTCGGAGGACTAGTGAAGAGGCCAAGAGACTTATTCGCGACGTAATTAGAATTAATTCTGAGGCAGATTTTGAAATGCACGACTGGGCCAGCAATGTCGTGGGTCTAGTGAGTTCGATACCGGAAATTCCACGACCGGGTAATGAGAAGGGGATGCGCTTGTGTGACCGAGGGGGAGAGAGAGTATTAGGCCTTATATGGGACACGCAAAACGATAAGCTAGAATTCAATGTAGGAATGGCGAGAATTCCGAAGAAAATACTAATGGGGACGATTAAACCAACTAAGCGAGAATTTCTTCGGATAATTATGTCGGTGTACGATCCATTGGGCTTCCTCTCACCATTTACGCTCAATGCGAAAATATTAATGCAGGAAGTATGGCGCAGCGGTATAGGGTGGGACCACCAACTAAGGGACGACGAACAGATAGGCTGGTTGTCGTGGCTGAAAGGCCTAATGAACATAAAGAATTGTCGGGTACCGCGTTGCTATGTACCGGCGGGATTTCATTACGGCGATACGCAGATACACGTGTTCTGTGATGCAAGCCTGAAGGGCTACGCAGCGGTCGCTTACTTGCGGGTAGCAACGGAAAGCGGGACGCGGGTGGCGCTAGTTATGGCGAAGACGAGGGTAGCACCTTTAAAACCGTTATCCGTGCCACGATTGGAACTACAGGCTGCATTGTTAGGGGCGAGGTTAGCGAAAACGGTTACGGAGGAGCTTAAGATCGACGTGAACCGACGATATTTATGGTCCGATTCCATCACAGTCATTCGGTGGATAAAGTCGGAACCGCGGATACGCCAAGTATTCGTCGCTCATCGATTAGGCGAAATTGGCGAGCTGACGTTGAGTTCAGAGTGGCGATGGGTCCCGTCCAGATTGAATCCTGCCGACGATGCGACTCGCTGGTCTAGCGAGGCCTTGGATCCTGCGGGACGTTGGTTCGTGGGCCCAGAGTTTTTGCAACTTGCGGAGTCTAATTGGCCAACGGACAGACCCATAGACGAGGCGGAGAAGATAGCAATTGACGGCATGGAGTTACGAAAAGCACAAGTGTATGTCACACACAGTGCTGAGTACGAAATTCCGCTCGTCGCGAAATTTCTGGGATGGCCAGGGTTGCTTGTAGTTGCGCGACGGGTAAGAGCGGCGTTTAATCGTTGGAAGGGAAAAGCGCAAGCGCAGATTACAGTAGAGACGGTGAGCGAGGCGGAAAACTATTGGTACCGCGTGATACAATCTGACGTTTTCGCGGATGAACTGAAGGCATTAATGACCGGAAAAAGTGTTAACAAGGGAAGCCGAATTGTAGCGTTAAAACCGTTCCTAGACGCAATTGGAATATTGAGAGCGAGTGGACGGGTAATTAAACTCGCAGACGAGGAGTTCTGCAACCAACCAATAATTTTAGACGCCAAACATGCCGCAACTAGATTGCTGATACAAAATTACCACCGACGATATTATCATGGAAGCAATAACACGGTCGTCAATGAAATGCGGCAGAAGTATTACATAATCGGTCTTAGACGCGTGCTACGCTCGTTAATAAGCAAGTGTATTATATGTAGGCTGAGGCGGGCGAAACCTCAGAACCCGACAATGTCCGCTTTGCCAGCTGGACGCGTCGCGCTTGGACAAAGACCATTTAGACACTGTGGCGTTGATTACTTTGGCCCGATGTTAGTTAAGATCGGAAGGCGTAGAGAAAAACGCTGGGGAGTACTTTTTACTTGCCTTACCACGCGAGCGATTCACTTAGAGTTGGCCAACAGTCTGAGCGCGAGCTCTGCCATTATGGCTCTGCAACGATTTGCAGCACGTAGAGGCACGCCATTAGTCGTTTATAGCGACAACGGTACGAACTTCAAGGGTGCGAGTAAAGAACTTCGGGATGCGACCAAGGCAATCGATACCGAAGCCTTGGTGGACCATGCATTAAGTAAACAAATAAAATGGGTATTTAACCCACCGGACGCGCCCCATATGGGCGGAGCATGGGAGAGGTTGATTCGGTCGGTAAAGGTGGCCCTGAATGCAACCCTGCGAAATCAAGTTCCCAGCGAGGAAGTTTTAAGCACGTTACTGGTAGAGATTGAACATTCGGTCAATTCGCGACCGCTGACAGACGTGTCCTTGGATCCGCGAGATGAGGAAGCGCTGACCCCGAATCACTTCCTCATAGGAGCATCATCCGGCGAGATAAAGATAAAGAAGTATGATCTACAAGCGACCTGCCTGAGAAAACAGTGGCAAATCGCGCAATCCTTCGCCAACGCGTACTGGCGGCGTTGGCTGCGTGAGTATCTACCCGGATTGATACCGCGTGCGAAGTGGCATGAAACAGAAAATTCTCTAGAGAAGGGAGACCTGGTCCTTATCGTCGATCTGCAGGCGCCGCGAAATTTGTGGAAAACAGGGACAGTGACGGAAGTATTCCCTGGAGCGGACGGCGTAGTTAGGATCGCGAAAGTGCGCACCTCGGCGGGCGTATTCACACGACCCGCGCGAAAATTAATTAGATTAAGTGGTTCAA GTGCTAAGCCTCCTAGTTCAATTAACTCCAAGAAGAAAGAAGCATTTGtttga